A portion of the Parasedimentitalea marina genome contains these proteins:
- a CDS encoding FAD-binding dehydrogenase, whose product MVETADAIVVGGGLAGLAAAAELADRGKKVILLDQEPAHFLGGQAHWSLGGLFMVDTPEQRRMGIRDSLDLALNDWMGSAQFDRADDHWPRKWAESYLDFAAGDMRPWLHAMGFRWFPVVGWAERGGGKAEGHGNSVPRFHVTWGTGPGVVTPFANRVRAHIAAGLIDMRNRHQVSRILTQNGAATGVAGEILADDNAVQGAKTNRQVIADFEVQAPSVIVASGGIGGNLELVRKNWPRDRLGEPPKDMVAGVPFHVDGRMIPIAEAAGGHVINGDRMWHYCEGLRNWDPIWPNHGIRILPGPSSMWFDANGDRLPSPCLPGFDTLATLKEILKTGHGYSWFVLSQKIIEKEFALSGSEQNPDLTSGKWLEVLRARFLSRGQAPAPVEAFKEHGADFVVADDLGALVTGMNKIAEVPLIESHLRRQIVARDSQVDNPYAKDAQIIAINAARNYRGDRLIRTAKPHRILDPKNGPLIAVRLNILSRKTLGGLQTNLDSQMLGQDGTVVPGLFAVGEAAGFGGGGYHGYNALEGSFLGGCIFSGRNAGRSKAIA is encoded by the coding sequence ATGGTTGAAACCGCAGATGCGATTGTTGTAGGGGGTGGGTTGGCCGGATTGGCCGCTGCCGCCGAATTGGCCGACCGTGGCAAGAAAGTCATCCTGTTGGATCAGGAGCCTGCCCATTTTCTGGGTGGTCAGGCCCATTGGAGCCTGGGTGGGCTGTTCATGGTGGACACCCCCGAGCAACGCCGCATGGGTATTCGCGACAGTCTGGATCTGGCGCTGAATGACTGGATGGGCAGCGCCCAGTTTGACCGCGCTGATGATCACTGGCCGCGTAAATGGGCTGAATCCTATCTCGACTTTGCAGCGGGTGACATGCGGCCCTGGCTGCACGCGATGGGCTTTCGCTGGTTCCCTGTTGTGGGCTGGGCTGAACGCGGTGGTGGCAAGGCTGAGGGACACGGCAATTCAGTGCCCCGGTTCCACGTCACCTGGGGCACCGGGCCCGGCGTGGTCACGCCGTTTGCCAACCGGGTGCGCGCCCATATTGCGGCGGGGCTGATCGATATGCGCAACCGCCATCAGGTCAGCCGCATTCTGACCCAAAACGGCGCCGCCACCGGAGTTGCGGGCGAGATACTGGCTGATGATAATGCGGTTCAAGGGGCCAAGACCAACCGTCAGGTGATTGCCGATTTTGAGGTGCAGGCGCCCTCGGTGATTGTTGCCTCGGGCGGGATTGGCGGCAATCTGGAGCTGGTGCGCAAGAATTGGCCACGCGACCGGTTGGGCGAGCCACCCAAGGACATGGTCGCCGGGGTGCCCTTTCACGTCGACGGCCGAATGATCCCCATCGCCGAAGCGGCAGGGGGACATGTGATCAACGGCGATCGCATGTGGCATTACTGCGAGGGCCTGCGCAACTGGGACCCAATCTGGCCCAACCACGGCATCCGCATTCTGCCCGGCCCCTCGTCGATGTGGTTTGACGCCAATGGAGACCGCCTGCCCTCCCCCTGCCTGCCGGGGTTTGACACATTGGCCACCCTGAAAGAGATCCTGAAAACCGGGCATGGCTACAGCTGGTTTGTGCTGTCGCAAAAAATCATCGAAAAAGAATTTGCCTTGTCCGGGTCTGAACAAAATCCAGATCTGACCTCGGGCAAATGGCTTGAGGTGCTGCGGGCACGGTTCTTGTCGCGTGGACAGGCCCCGGCACCCGTCGAGGCCTTCAAGGAACACGGCGCTGACTTTGTCGTCGCCGATGATCTGGGCGCACTGGTCACCGGCATGAACAAGATTGCCGAGGTGCCCCTGATTGAGTCGCATCTGCGGCGCCAGATCGTGGCGCGCGACAGTCAGGTCGACAATCCCTATGCAAAGGACGCGCAGATCATCGCCATCAATGCTGCGCGCAACTATCGCGGCGACCGGCTTATCCGCACCGCCAAGCCTCACCGGATTCTGGACCCAAAGAACGGCCCGTTGATTGCGGTGCGGCTGAATATCCTGTCCCGCAAAACACTGGGCGGATTACAGACCAATCTGGACAGTCAGATGCTGGGGCAGGATGGCACCGTGGTTCCGGGCCTGTTTGCGGTGGGCGAAGCCGCAGGTTTTGGCGGCGGCGGCTACCACGGCTACAACGCGCTAGAGGGGTCCTTTCTGGGCGGATGTATCTTCTCCGGACGCAATGCCGGGCGCTCAAAGGCGATTGCCTGA
- a CDS encoding YbaY family lipoprotein, whose product MGFKQGFMAIILTAATAIAGASMARAGTVEGSVTYLQRIAVPPGAKLLVELRDVSLMDVASKLIAAQDYDLTAVPQDYSLTFLDSQILETNSYAVSARITLDGELLFVTDTTYPVLTRGAGDKADMIVKMVSPTSSQVNLQLDDTKWTLIELNGTPVEKGRDPGFAFARDGQFSASGGCNRFMGQAELTGTEVRFPDRLAGTMMACTPELDTQESDFLATMPKVKSLARQGPMLQMIAEDGSVLMRLALKK is encoded by the coding sequence GGGGCGTCGATGGCGCGGGCAGGCACGGTCGAGGGTAGCGTGACCTACTTGCAGCGTATCGCAGTGCCGCCGGGGGCCAAGCTGCTGGTCGAGCTGCGCGATGTGTCACTGATGGATGTTGCGTCCAAACTGATAGCCGCGCAGGACTACGATTTGACGGCGGTGCCACAGGATTATTCTCTCACCTTCCTGGACAGTCAGATCCTTGAGACCAACAGCTATGCCGTCTCGGCGCGGATAACGCTGGATGGAGAATTGCTGTTTGTCACCGATACGACTTATCCGGTTCTGACCCGGGGCGCAGGGGACAAGGCAGATATGATCGTAAAAATGGTCTCACCCACGTCGAGCCAGGTGAATTTGCAACTGGACGACACCAAATGGACGCTGATCGAGCTGAACGGCACTCCGGTTGAAAAAGGTCGCGACCCCGGTTTTGCCTTTGCCAGGGACGGGCAATTCTCTGCCTCTGGTGGTTGTAACCGGTTCATGGGGCAGGCCGAACTGACCGGAACCGAGGTGCGTTTTCCAGATAGGCTGGCCGGCACGATGATGGCCTGTACCCCTGAGCTGGATACTCAGGAAAGTGATTTTCTGGCGACGATGCCCAAGGTCAAATCGTTGGCCCGGCAAGGGCCTATGTTGCAGATGATCGCCGAGGATGGCTCTGTTTTGATGCGTTTGGCTTTGAAAAAGTAA